The DNA segment TTCCACGTCGTGCCCTCGGGCGGCCGCGCCAAGATCGGGCCTTTCGAGGTCGAGTTCGTGCCGGTGGCCCATTCCATTCCCGACAGCCACGCGCTGGCGCTGCGGACGGAGCTCGGGCTGTTCGTCCACACCGGCGACTGGAAGATCGACCCCACCCCCGTGGTCGGCAATGTGACCGATCCGGAGCGCTTCACGGCGCTTGGCAATGAGGGCGTTCGCGCGGTCATCTGCGATTCGACCAACGCCATTCGCGAGGGCGTGTCGCCGTCGGAAACCGATGTTCAGGGCGTGCTGGCCGAGCTGATCTCGAAGGCTCCCAACCGCGTCGCCGTCACGACCTTCGCCTCCAATGTCGCGCGCGTCCGCTCCATCGCGGAAGCGGCGATCCGGTGTGGGCGCGAGGTGGTTCTTGTCGGCCGCGCCATGGAGCGGGTGGTTTCCGTGGCGCGCGAGCAGGGCCTGCTGAATGGCCTTCCCGCGTTTCGCCCGGTGGATGCCTATGGCTTCCTGCCGCGCGACAAGGTGGTGGCGATTCTGACCGGCAGCCAGGGCGAGCCGCGCGCGGCGCTGGCGCGCATCGCCGATGACGACCATCCCGACATCGCGCTGTCGCCGGGCGATCAGGTGATCTTCTCCTCGCGCACCATTCCCGGCAATGAGCGGGCCGTGAATCGCATCATCAACGCGCTTGTGCTTCAGGGTGTGAAGGTGCTGACCGACCGCGACGCGCTCGTGCATGTGTCCGGCCATCCCCGCCGGGGCGAGCTCGAACAGATGTATCGGTGGTTGCGTCCGCAGATATCCGTGCCCGTTCACGGCGAGCCGCTCCATCTGTCCGAGCACGCGGATCTGGCGCGGGCCATGGGCGTGCCGGAGATTGTCCGCCTCGTGGACGGCGACATGGTGCGCCTCGCCAGTGCGGACACATCGCTGGCCGCCGAAGTGATCGACGAGGTGCCGGTCGGTCGTCTCTACAAGGACGGCCATGTGCTGGTGTCCTCCGCGGATTCCTCCGTTGCCGAACGCCGGCGCCTGTCCTTCGCCGGCCTCGTCTCGGTCGCGCTGGCGATGACGGCGAAGGGGGAGGTGGTCGGTGATCCGATGATCGATCTCTCCGGCATTCCCGAGCGCGGGTCGGGTGGCAAGATGCTCGATGAGGTGATCGAGGACGCGGTGCTGGACTGCATCGACGGCCTGCCCAAGGCGCGCCGGCGGGACCCGGACGCCGTCGCCGAGTCGCTGACCCGTGCCGTGCGTGGCTCGCTGAACGGGGTGTGGGGCAAGAAGCCGCTCTGCCATGTGCTCGTAATCACGGTATGAGGAGACAGGTCCGGGGCGCGCGCGGCGAAAGTTGAATGCCTTTCGCCGTGAGGGCGTGCTCCAACAGTGCCGTCCGCGTGGGCGGCCGGTGTGCGGGGAGCGCTGTCAGATGATTGGTCGTCTCAACCATGTCGCCATCGCGGTGCCCGACCTTGCCGCGGCGATCGCCACCTATCGCGATACGCTTGGCGCGCGGGTGTCGGACATCGTGCCCCAGCCCGACCACGGTGTGAACACGGTGTTTGTCGAGCTGCCCAACACCAAGATCGAGCTGCTCGGCGCGCTGGGCGCGGGGTCTCCGATCGTGAAGTTCCTGGAGCGCAATCCCGAGGGCGGCATCCACCATCTCTGCTACGAGGTGGAGGATATACTGGTGGCGCGGGACAGGCTGCTGGCGGCCGGCGCCCGCGTGCTGGGCTCGGGCGAGCCGCGCCTCGGGGCTCATGGAAAGCCGGTTCTCTTCCTGCACCCCAAGGACTTTCTTGGAACGCTGGTCGAGCTGGAACAAGCCTGAGGACGTGCCATGGGCCTGACCACCTATATCGCGATCTACTTCATCGTCTGGTGGGTGGTGATCTTCGCCATTCTTCCCTTCGGCGTGCGTTCGCAGCACGAGGACGGGAAAGTGGAGGACGGGACCGAGCCCGGCGCGCCGCAGCGTCCGCTGATGCTTCGCAAGGTGTTGATCACTTCGGTCATCGCCGCGGTACTCGTCGCGCTGCTCGCATGGACCATCGAGTCAGGCAAGGTGACGCTGGACATGTTCCCGATGCCGTTCGACGCCAAGCTTTATGATCTGAAATAATCGAACCCGCACGCGTGGCAGGTTGAATGCATCGCGCGAGATTAGATCGCGCGAAGGCATGGGCTTGAATCGTACAAAGGACGATATGAGCAAAAAAAGAGGCGGGACCAAAGGTCCCGCCTTCTCTTGATCTAGCCGCCCGCACCCGATTCCGTGTCGTTTCGACATCCGCCGGGGGGCTTTCTTGACCGTCATTCCTCCCGAGACCTGGACCGGCATCGCGCATATAGCGGCGAGTGACGGACCTCTTTCTAGAGGCCGGCAACATAGATCAAACGAACCACTCTTGTCATCCTTGCGTCGCAATAGATCTGTTGTGCGTCGCAATAGGGCGATGCTGTGGCCTCGTTGTGCAGGTCTTGTGATCCAACGTCGGCGCTGTCGCGTCGCAAGGGCTTGTCTTTTCGCGACCGATCCGGTTTCACTCGCCCATCCTGCCGCGCGCCCGTCGCTGGTCGAATCGTGAGTCTTCTCTATGCGCCTGTCCCGCTATTTCCTTCCGATCCTCCGTGAAGTCCCGAAGGAAGCGGAAATCGTCTCGCATCGTCTGATGCTGCGCGCCGGCATGATCCGTCAGGAAAGCGCGGGCATCTATGCCTGGCTGCCGCTCGGCAAGCGGGTCCTCGACAAGATCTGCAATGTGATCCGCGAGGAGCAGAATCGCTCCGGCGCGATCGAGATCATGATGCCGACCATCCAGTCGGCCGATCTGTGGCGCGAGAGCGGGCGCTACGAGGACTATGGCAAGGAGATGCTCCGCATCAAGGATCGGCACGAGCGCGAGATGCTCTACGGGCCGACCAATGAGGAGATGCTCACGGAAATCGTGCGCGCCTATGTGAGGTCCTACAAGGACCTGCCGCTGAACCTCTACCATATCCAGTGGAAGTTCCGGGACGAGGTGCGCCCGCGCTTTGGCGTCATGCGGTCGCGCGAATTCCTCATGAAGGACGCCTATTCGATCGACCTCGACTTCGAGAGCGCGGTCGTCGCCTATAACCGCATGTTCGTCGCCTATCTGCGCACCTTCGAGCGGCTGGGGCTGAAGGCGATTCCCATGGTCGCCGACACCGGCCCGATCGGTGGCAACCACAGCCACGAGTTCATCATCCTGGCCTCCACCGGCGAGAGCCAGGTCTTCTGCCACTCGGGCTACCTGGAAATGGACACGCCCGACGTTGGCGTGAACTTCGATGACCCCGAGGAACTGCAATCCATCGTGAACCGCTGGACGAGCCATTATGCGGCCACGGAAGAAAAGCACGATGAAGAGGCTTTCGCGGCGATTCCCGAGGATCAGCGCCTCTCCGCCCGTGGCATCGAGGTTGGTCACATCTTCTATTTCGGCACCAAGTATTCCGAGCCCAT comes from the Ancylobacter pratisalsi genome and includes:
- a CDS encoding ribonuclease J, with protein sequence MSKSPDELVFAALGGVGEIGMNLGVYGFGPKHRRKWLAVDLGISFAAPDVPGIDIIMPDVTFLEQERERGNLVGLVLTHGHEDHVGALVDLWPKLGCPVYTTPFTHALAEARRLNEPGAPKIPFHVVPSGGRAKIGPFEVEFVPVAHSIPDSHALALRTELGLFVHTGDWKIDPTPVVGNVTDPERFTALGNEGVRAVICDSTNAIREGVSPSETDVQGVLAELISKAPNRVAVTTFASNVARVRSIAEAAIRCGREVVLVGRAMERVVSVAREQGLLNGLPAFRPVDAYGFLPRDKVVAILTGSQGEPRAALARIADDDHPDIALSPGDQVIFSSRTIPGNERAVNRIINALVLQGVKVLTDRDALVHVSGHPRRGELEQMYRWLRPQISVPVHGEPLHLSEHADLARAMGVPEIVRLVDGDMVRLASADTSLAAEVIDEVPVGRLYKDGHVLVSSADSSVAERRRLSFAGLVSVALAMTAKGEVVGDPMIDLSGIPERGSGGKMLDEVIEDAVLDCIDGLPKARRRDPDAVAESLTRAVRGSLNGVWGKKPLCHVLVITV
- the mce gene encoding methylmalonyl-CoA epimerase, with the protein product MIGRLNHVAIAVPDLAAAIATYRDTLGARVSDIVPQPDHGVNTVFVELPNTKIELLGALGAGSPIVKFLERNPEGGIHHLCYEVEDILVARDRLLAAGARVLGSGEPRLGAHGKPVLFLHPKDFLGTLVELEQA
- a CDS encoding DUF1467 family protein — translated: MGLTTYIAIYFIVWWVVIFAILPFGVRSQHEDGKVEDGTEPGAPQRPLMLRKVLITSVIAAVLVALLAWTIESGKVTLDMFPMPFDAKLYDLK
- the proS gene encoding proline--tRNA ligase; the protein is MRLSRYFLPILREVPKEAEIVSHRLMLRAGMIRQESAGIYAWLPLGKRVLDKICNVIREEQNRSGAIEIMMPTIQSADLWRESGRYEDYGKEMLRIKDRHEREMLYGPTNEEMLTEIVRAYVRSYKDLPLNLYHIQWKFRDEVRPRFGVMRSREFLMKDAYSIDLDFESAVVAYNRMFVAYLRTFERLGLKAIPMVADTGPIGGNHSHEFIILASTGESQVFCHSGYLEMDTPDVGVNFDDPEELQSIVNRWTSHYAATEEKHDEEAFAAIPEDQRLSARGIEVGHIFYFGTKYSEPMGARIAGPDGVERPVHMGSYGIGPSRLVAAIIEASHDENGIIWPEAIAPFQVGVLNLKVGDAATDAACESLYAELTARGVDVLYDDTEERPGSKFATADLIGLPWQIIVGPKGLAAGTVELKRRADGSRETLSVDAVLARIAG